One Salvia splendens isolate huo1 chromosome 22, SspV2, whole genome shotgun sequence DNA segment encodes these proteins:
- the LOC121787946 gene encoding 26S proteasome regulatory subunit RPN13-like, translating to MVMDSFAHIQEVFLEFRAGKMLMDGTRVLPDSRKGLVRIGRGEEGLVHFQWLDRSLNIMEDDQIVFPEEAGFEKVNQSSGRVYILKFLTDDRKFFFWMQEPKPENDTQLCNSVNFYLNQPLELAINEEPDSSIPLQTAEMVLEEDISSRARDLVGPSMGAEASSDVTSAGPVKLADLQRILSNIGSSDAQEDPDAGLGLGDILRPELLLPHIQELYLDKELMSYLPELPGTWTPEELLELLQSPPFRQQLDSFTYVLRTGQVDLTQFGIDPSQYNFTVPSFLEALEDSVAKKNEAEGSGDLRSQTCQGSDAMDEGH from the exons ATGGTCATGGATTCTTTCGCACATATTCAG GAAGTTTTTCTGGAGTTTCGTGCTGGGAAAATGCTTATGGATGGAACACGTGTGCTCCCTGATTCACGTAAAGGGCTTGTTCGTATTGGGAGG GGTGAAGAAGGGCTAGTCCATTTCCAATGGCTCGACAGATCCCTAAACATAATGGAGGAT GACCAAATTGTTTTTCCTGAAGAGGCCGGTTTTGAAAAG GTTAACCAATCTTCTGGAAGAGTATACATCCTGAAGTTTCTTACAGATGACAGAAAGTTCTTCTTCTGGATGCAG GAGCCCAAACCTGAGAATGATACACAGTTATGCAACTCAGTCAATTTCTACCTGAATCAACCTCTAG AGTTAGCTATTAATGAAGAACCAGATTCTTCCATCCCTTTACAAACTGCGGAAATGGTTCTTGAAGAAGATATCTCATCTAG GGCTAGAGATTTGGTAGGTCCTAGCATGGGTGCAGAAGCGAGTAGTGATGTAACATCTGCAGGACCTGTAAAGTTGGCAGATCTGCAACGGATACTTAGCAACATAGGATCTTCAG ATGCACAGGAAGACCCGGATGCAG GCTTGGGATTAGGTGATATCTTAAGGCCAGAACTCTTATTGCCTCATATTCAAGAGCTATACTTAGATAAAGAATTGATGTCATATTTACCTGAG CTACCAGGAACGTGGACTCCAGAGGAGTTGCTGGAACTTCTGCAGAGCCCTCCATTCCGCCAACAACTAGATTCGTTTACTTAC gTGCTGCGCACAGGACAGGTGGATCTAACCCAGTTTGGTATAGATCCCAGTCAAT ACAACTTCACTGTTCCATCGTTTCTCGAGGCCCTTGAAGACTCAGTTGCTAAGAAAAACGAAGCTGAAGGCAGTGGTGACCTGAGGTCTCAGACATGTCAAGGCAGTGACGCGATGGATGAAGGTCATTAG
- the LOC121787566 gene encoding probable serine/threonine-protein kinase PBL17 isoform X1 yields MGSCFSVEGDEHPQSESKLSSNRPDTAHSKGGSVGSNGFVIIPKNVKDLRQNPGNGDLDIFTYEEMKLATKHFRPDQVLGEGGFGIVYKGVVDENLRPGYKMTQVAIKELDPEGLQGDREWLAEVNYLGQLRHPNLVKLIGYCCEGDHRLLVYEYMASGSLEKHLFLRVRATLTWQQRLKIALDAAKGLAFLHGVEKPIIYRDFKTSNILLDLDFNAKLSDFGLARVGPTGDQTHVSTRVMGTYGYAAPEYVMTGHLTARSDVYGFGVVLLEMLIGRRAMDKSRPSREHNLVEWARPLLNHSKKLARILDPRIEGQYSGRILMKVANLAYQCLSQNPKGRPVMSQVIEILEPLVAQETNRGEMVPSNEGGGVTLYEVPKTPKEQSFPKGKSEREVQPPKSNGRSKSEPPKECDLYDQSPEELHLERSNSGRR; encoded by the exons ATGGGTTCTTGTTTCAGCGTTGAAGGCGACGAGCACCCACAATCGGAGAGCAAGCTTTCAAGTAACAGACCAG ATACTGCTCATTCGAAAGGGGGCTCTGTTGGTTCGAATGGTTTTGTGATCATCCCCAAAAATGTTAAGGATCTACGACAAAATCCGGGGAATGGTGATCTTGACATCTTCACATATGAGGAAATGAAGTTGGCAACCAAGCACTTCCGGCCAGACCAAGTGCTGGGTGAGGGTGGCTTTGGCATTGTCTATAAAGGTGTGGTGGATGAAAACTTGCGCCCGGGCTATAAGATGACTCAAGTTGCCATTAAAGAGCTTGATCCCGAAGGTCTACAAGGAGACAGAGAATGGCTG GCAGAAGTTAATTATCTAGGGCAGCTCCGACACCCTAACCTGGTGAAATTAATCGGCTACTGCTGCGAGGGCGACCATAGGCTGTTGGTCTACGAATATATGGCGTCTGGGAGCTTGGAGAAACACCTTTTCTTAA GAGTTCGCGCAACTTTAACGTGGCAACAAAGATTGAAAATCGCTTTGGATGCTGCAAAGGGGCTTGCATTTCTTCATGGAGTGGAGAAGCCCATTATCTACAGGGATTTCAAGACTTCGAACATTTTGCTCGATCTG GATTTTAACGCAAAGCTTTCTGATTTCGGATTGGCTAGGGTCGGCCCCACTGGTGATCAAACACACGTGTCAACACGGGTTATGGGCACGTATGGTTATGCTGCTCCCGAGTATGTCATGACTG GACATTTGACAGCAAGAAGTGACGTTTATGGCTTCGGAGTAGTTCTGCTGGAGATGCTGATTGGCCGGCGAGCAATGGACAAGAGCAGGCCGAGCCGAGAGCACAACCTCGTGGAGTGGGCTCGGCCCCTGCTAAACCACAGCAAGAAGCTCGCGCGAATACTCGATCCAAGAATCGAGGGGCAATACTCGGGGCGAATTCTCATGAAGGTGGCCAACCTGGCATATCAGTGCCTGAGTCAGAACCCGAAAGGGCGGCCTGTGATGAGTCAGGTGATTGAGATACTCGAACCCCTTGTGGCTCAAGAAACGAATAGAGGGGAGATGGTTCCGAGCAACGAAGGTGGCGGTGTAACGCTATATGAAGTTCCGAAGACGCCCAAGGAACAGAGTTTCCCCAAAGGCAAGAGCGAGAGGGAAGTGCAGCCTCCGAAGAGCAACGGGAGAAGCAAGAGCGAGCCGCCCAAGGAGTGCGACCTTTACGATCAGTCGCCGGAGGAGTTGCATCTTGAGAGATCAAACTCAGGTAGACGTTGA
- the LOC121787566 gene encoding probable serine/threonine-protein kinase PBL17 isoform X2, which yields MKLATKHFRPDQVLGEGGFGIVYKGVVDENLRPGYKMTQVAIKELDPEGLQGDREWLAEVNYLGQLRHPNLVKLIGYCCEGDHRLLVYEYMASGSLEKHLFLRVRATLTWQQRLKIALDAAKGLAFLHGVEKPIIYRDFKTSNILLDLDFNAKLSDFGLARVGPTGDQTHVSTRVMGTYGYAAPEYVMTGHLTARSDVYGFGVVLLEMLIGRRAMDKSRPSREHNLVEWARPLLNHSKKLARILDPRIEGQYSGRILMKVANLAYQCLSQNPKGRPVMSQVIEILEPLVAQETNRGEMVPSNEGGGVTLYEVPKTPKEQSFPKGKSEREVQPPKSNGRSKSEPPKECDLYDQSPEELHLERSNSGRR from the exons ATGAAGTTGGCAACCAAGCACTTCCGGCCAGACCAAGTGCTGGGTGAGGGTGGCTTTGGCATTGTCTATAAAGGTGTGGTGGATGAAAACTTGCGCCCGGGCTATAAGATGACTCAAGTTGCCATTAAAGAGCTTGATCCCGAAGGTCTACAAGGAGACAGAGAATGGCTG GCAGAAGTTAATTATCTAGGGCAGCTCCGACACCCTAACCTGGTGAAATTAATCGGCTACTGCTGCGAGGGCGACCATAGGCTGTTGGTCTACGAATATATGGCGTCTGGGAGCTTGGAGAAACACCTTTTCTTAA GAGTTCGCGCAACTTTAACGTGGCAACAAAGATTGAAAATCGCTTTGGATGCTGCAAAGGGGCTTGCATTTCTTCATGGAGTGGAGAAGCCCATTATCTACAGGGATTTCAAGACTTCGAACATTTTGCTCGATCTG GATTTTAACGCAAAGCTTTCTGATTTCGGATTGGCTAGGGTCGGCCCCACTGGTGATCAAACACACGTGTCAACACGGGTTATGGGCACGTATGGTTATGCTGCTCCCGAGTATGTCATGACTG GACATTTGACAGCAAGAAGTGACGTTTATGGCTTCGGAGTAGTTCTGCTGGAGATGCTGATTGGCCGGCGAGCAATGGACAAGAGCAGGCCGAGCCGAGAGCACAACCTCGTGGAGTGGGCTCGGCCCCTGCTAAACCACAGCAAGAAGCTCGCGCGAATACTCGATCCAAGAATCGAGGGGCAATACTCGGGGCGAATTCTCATGAAGGTGGCCAACCTGGCATATCAGTGCCTGAGTCAGAACCCGAAAGGGCGGCCTGTGATGAGTCAGGTGATTGAGATACTCGAACCCCTTGTGGCTCAAGAAACGAATAGAGGGGAGATGGTTCCGAGCAACGAAGGTGGCGGTGTAACGCTATATGAAGTTCCGAAGACGCCCAAGGAACAGAGTTTCCCCAAAGGCAAGAGCGAGAGGGAAGTGCAGCCTCCGAAGAGCAACGGGAGAAGCAAGAGCGAGCCGCCCAAGGAGTGCGACCTTTACGATCAGTCGCCGGAGGAGTTGCATCTTGAGAGATCAAACTCAGGTAGACGTTGA
- the LOC121786574 gene encoding prefoldin subunit 1-like, translated as MGDETIRNAFMEIQGRMIETTGKLKQVQNQMRNKETEKKRAYLTLEELKQLSDDTNTYKSIGRTFVLEPKSALMEEQEGKFKDSEAAISSLQTSKEYLEKQMAEIETNLRELLQQDPALARQIMSMSM; from the exons ATGGGAGACGAAACAATCAGAAAT GCATTTATGGAAATTCAAGGGCGTATGATTGAGACTACTGGGAAGTTGAAGCAG GTCCAAAATCAGATGCGAAATAAAGAAACGGAAAAGAAGAGGGCTTACTTGACTTTGGAGGAACTTAAGCAGCTATCTGATGATACAAATACATATAAATCCATCGGCAGAAC gtttgtattggaGCCAAAATCAGCTTTGATGGAAGAACAAGAAGGAAAGTTTAAGGATAGTGAGGCTGCTATTTCCTCTTTGCAG ACCTCGAAGGAGTACTTAGAAAAGCAGATGGCTGAGATCGAGACGAACCTAAGGGAGCTTCTGCAACAAGATCCTGCTCTTGCTCGTCAGATAATGTCCATGTCAATGTAA